A window from Gossypium raimondii isolate GPD5lz chromosome 7, ASM2569854v1, whole genome shotgun sequence encodes these proteins:
- the LOC105802226 gene encoding 17.1 kDa class II heat shock protein: MDFRIMGFDSPLFHTLHHMMDLHEDGDNKNNPNAASRTYVRDAKAMAATPADIKEDSKSYVFVVDMPGLKPGDIKVQVEEENVLLISGERMREEEKEGAKYIRMERRVGKLMRKFVLPENANRDCITAVCKDGVLTVTVEKLPPPEPKKPKTIEVEIC, encoded by the coding sequence ATGGATTTCAGAATCATGGGTTTCGATTCCCCACTGTTCCATACCCTCCACCACATGATGGACCTCCACGAAGACGGTGATAACAAGAACAACCCCAACGCCGCATCGAGGACCTACGTACGAGACGCCAAAGCCATGGCGGCGACACCGGCGGACATCAAAGAGGACTCGAAGTCGTACGTGTTCGTTGTCGACATGCCGGGGCTGAAACCGGGGGATATAAAGGTGCAAGTGGAGGAAGAGAATGTGCTGTTGATAAGCGGAGAGCGGATGCGAGAGGAAGAGAAAGAAGGGGCGAAGTATATTCGGATGGAAAGGAGGGTGGGGAAGTTGATGAGGAAGTTTGTGTTGCCGGAGAATGCGAATAGGGATTGTATAACGGCGGTGTGTAAAGATGGGGTTTTGACTGTGACGGTGGAGAAATTGCCACCGCCTGAACCTAAGAAGCCTAAGACCATTGAGGTCGAGATTTGTTGA